The Synechococcus sp. BL107 nucleotide sequence GATACCTTACACAGCACTTGTGATCTACTTGGGTTGGAGGTTTAACAAGTTTTTACGCTCTCTCAAAAAACAAACTCGTCAAAAATTTCTGCAATCAGCCACTATCTTTTTAACCGGTGCTGTCGGAATGGAGGTGGTTGGCAGTTATTTGGTTCGATCTGGAAATATTCGATTGCATAGCATCTGGTACGGGTCCATCACAGGACTAGAGGAATTACTTGAGCTTCTAGGCCTCATCATGTTCCTAATAGCCCTTGCAAACTATTTAATCAAGAAGAATGGAGCCATCCATTTAGATGTATCAATATACATCTGAACATGTGCAATGATTCTTGAGCTAATTTTTTAAAATAGAGCTGAAATCTAGTTTTTTCCAGCAAAAGCTAAGAGCACATTCTCGAAGCAAATTTTTATCAAAAAGATGGGATCCTTTTCCATTATAAGATTTAAAGCAAACTAAAGTCAAGAGTCTTACCACAGGCACGCAAAATTAAAAATTACTAAACCGTAACAGGGAAAAGCTATTGATTCATGATATTTATTGGGATCGAGATCCTCAAATCTCTGGACTTATTTTGCTCAACTTCATGCATCAACCATGCCGGGAAAATATATAATGAACCCGAATCAGGTTTAATGCCCAGCTTTTGTCTGCCCAAAATTTTTCCCTGGAAGCAATCATAATGATTTGCAAAAAAAGCCTGAGAGCGCGGATCATGGAAAACTAGTGACCCGGCTCCAGGAGGAGCAGAAATATAGTAGACACTGGCCAGTATCGCATTTGCATGATTATGGGCAGTATTATATCCACCAAATCCCTGAATATTTGCACCTGAACTTTGTACTCTCAGGCTTTTAATATTTACAGACAGAATTTCAGAACAAACCTCAGCAACAAAAGCTCCCAAAGACGCCCAAAGAGGATTCTCTCTCAAGTCATCAATTTCAGCGGATTTCCAACCATTCACAAGAGATCGTGAAGTATTATCAAGACCAGCATCGGCCATTTGATCTAATAGGAATTCACCAAAACGCGAGTTTTCTTCCTTAGCACGCGGATAAATGCTTTTCCATATAGGCGTTGAGAAGATCATTGAACGACTTGAAATATTTTTGCCCATAAAAAAAGTGCCTGTCAAGGCACTTTATAGGTTAAGAAAAAATCTAATTAGAGAGCGTTACCGCGGGGCAGAACCTCTTCAGGGAAGACGAAGTTTTCATGCGGCTGGTCAGCCGGTGCCATCCAGGCACGCAGACCTTCATTCAGAAGAATGTTCTTGGTGTAGAAGGTCTCAAATTCGGGGTCCTCAGCAGCGCGGATTTCCTGTGACACGAAGTCATAGGCACGCAGGTTGAGGGCCAGACCGATGATGCCGATGGAGCTAGTCCAGAGGCCCATCACTGGCACGAACAGCATGAAGAAGTGCAGCCAGCGCTTGTTGGAGAACGCAATTCCGAAGATTTGGCTCCAGAAGCGGTTGGCGGTGACCATGGAATAGGTCTCTTCTTCCTGGGTGGGTTCGAACGCCTTAAAGGTGTTCGCTTGCTCACCATCCTCGAACAGTGTGTTTTCCACGGTTGCACCGTGAATCGCACACAACAGAGCGCCGCCCAAGATGCCGGCCACTCCCATCATGTGGAAGGGGTTCAGCGTCCAGTTGTGGAAGCCCTGCAAGAAGAGGAGGAAGCGGAAGATCGCTGCCACACCGAAGGATGGCGCGAAGAACCAGCTGCTCTGGCCGAGGGGGTACATCAGGAAAACACTGACGAACACCGCAATCGGGCCGGAGAAGGCGATGGCGTTGTAAGGACGAATGCCGACGAGACGAGCAATTTCGAACTGACGCAGCATGAAGCCGATCAGTGCGAAAGCACCGTGCAGGGCAACAAAAGCCCAGAGGCCGCCGAGTTGACACCAGCGGACGAAATCGCCCTGGGCTTCTGGGCCCCAGAGCAGCAGCAAGCTGTGACCCATCGCGTCAGCGGGGGTCGAAACAGCAGCGGTGAGAAAGTTGCAACCTTCGAGGTACGACGACGCGATGCCGTGGGTGTACCAGGAGGTGACAAACGTGGTGCCGGTCAGCCAGCCACCGATAGCCATGTAGGCCGTCGGGAGCAGAAGAAGGCCAGACCAGCCAATGAATACGAAGCGGTCGCGCTTGAGCCAGTCATCGAGGA carries:
- a CDS encoding TIGR02466 family protein — encoded protein: MTGTFFMGKNISSRSMIFSTPIWKSIYPRAKEENSRFGEFLLDQMADAGLDNTSRSLVNGWKSAEIDDLRENPLWASLGAFVAEVCSEILSVNIKSLRVQSSGANIQGFGGYNTAHNHANAILASVYYISAPPGAGSLVFHDPRSQAFFANHYDCFQGKILGRQKLGIKPDSGSLYIFPAWLMHEVEQNKSRDLRISIPINIMNQ
- the psbD gene encoding photosystem II D2 protein (photosystem q(a) protein), whose translation is MTIAVGRAPQRGWFDVLDDWLKRDRFVFIGWSGLLLLPTAYMAIGGWLTGTTFVTSWYTHGIASSYLEGCNFLTAAVSTPADAMGHSLLLLWGPEAQGDFVRWCQLGGLWAFVALHGAFALIGFMLRQFEIARLVGIRPYNAIAFSGPIAVFVSVFLMYPLGQSSWFFAPSFGVAAIFRFLLFLQGFHNWTLNPFHMMGVAGILGGALLCAIHGATVENTLFEDGEQANTFKAFEPTQEEETYSMVTANRFWSQIFGIAFSNKRWLHFFMLFVPVMGLWTSSIGIIGLALNLRAYDFVSQEIRAAEDPEFETFYTKNILLNEGLRAWMAPADQPHENFVFPEEVLPRGNAL